From Brochothrix thermosphacta DSM 20171 = FSL F6-1036, a single genomic window includes:
- a CDS encoding thioredoxin domain-containing protein: MTITKFSDVGLHVGQADAPVKVTSFVNFRCPFCASWHFKANNVLDKYVKAGQVEEIIKFYDKPKETLEIGNHAHHFIDYNDPESEKIVNLLFSSQDEWGNLSKEELTTYFEENFGLKELENHQEATNLIIAEANGNNVKTVPTIFIGDKVFDSQVSPEELVETIEALLAEK, from the coding sequence ATGACAATTACAAAATTTTCAGATGTAGGTTTACATGTCGGTCAAGCCGATGCACCAGTTAAGGTTACCAGTTTTGTAAACTTTCGATGCCCATTCTGTGCAAGTTGGCATTTTAAAGCTAATAATGTATTAGATAAATATGTTAAAGCTGGACAAGTAGAAGAAATAATAAAATTTTATGATAAACCGAAAGAAACATTAGAAATTGGAAACCATGCGCATCATTTTATTGATTACAATGATCCTGAATCTGAAAAAATTGTTAACTTGTTATTTAGTTCGCAAGATGAGTGGGGGAACCTTTCGAAAGAAGAACTTACTACTTATTTTGAAGAAAACTTTGGTTTGAAAGAGCTAGAAAATCATCAAGAGGCAACCAATTTAATAATTGCTGAAGCAAACGGTAATAATGTTAAAACGGTGCCTACTATTTTTATAGGCGATAAAGTATTTGATTCTCAAGTTTCACCAGAAGAGTTAGTTGAAACAATTGAAGCTTTATTGGCAGAAAAATAA
- a CDS encoding metal-sulfur cluster assembly factor, producing the protein MTEELQDSILACLEQVIDPELGIDIVNLGLIYGVDIDDEDICTVTMTLTSMGCPLAGIIVEQIESALEDLPEVNDTVVNVIWDPPWTKDRMSRYAKIALGIR; encoded by the coding sequence ATGACAGAGGAATTACAAGATAGTATACTGGCTTGTTTAGAACAAGTAATCGACCCTGAATTAGGGATTGATATCGTTAACCTGGGATTAATTTATGGTGTAGATATCGATGATGAAGATATATGTACGGTTACAATGACCTTAACATCAATGGGTTGCCCATTAGCAGGTATTATTGTTGAACAGATTGAAAGCGCTCTGGAGGATTTACCTGAAGTTAATGATACAGTGGTTAACGTCATTTGGGATCCACCTTGGACAAAAGATAGAATGTCGCGTTATGCAAAAATTGCATTAGGTATTCGCTAA
- the addB gene encoding helicase-exonuclease AddAB subunit AddB: MSLECIIGRSGSGKTTWMIEQIIARTNAHPDENIFIIAPDQMTYQIEHALLVHPKVKGLLNVQVYSMNRLAWRVCRETGGLAQTYLSSNGLNMLIRKLLMTRASDLSVFSKSALKKGFISQLHDTFREFKQYEVTPEVIQAVKENQLPLSIDLKDKITDIDKIYQHYLAATADKYLETEDYLSLLVEAIPQFKEFDNASFFIDGFFEFSPQEYSVLEQLLIAGKKMTMSFTMNPDDTTNSVSDLDLFQLPKETYRKMNEIARVHSIERDADIYLENNFQKEQLKVIEANFEIQSEKHHVDDEQLHVTTANNRRAEVEGIAREIRRLIVHHNYRYKDIAVFIRNEASYTTFLPAVFKMHELPFFIDEAKKMANHPLIELLRGSLEAITKNFNYDTMFQIARTELFVPPKVMPKVGRQRIDELENYVLARNYYGKKWFDQDEWIYRRSQFSGEEAIQTTLELEKQEQINTTRKWLTVPLQTLNKQLKQATNVREQAAALFYYMEELQVSEHLNRWRTEAQTKGTVEQMQMHEQAYKASIQLLDEIVEVMGDEKLSITQLRDVLDSGFEEMEFTGLPPTIDQITVANIQTSRVLNVKAAFVLGFNDGVYPTRGSDKGVFKEDDRQKLVDSGLPIQLSARQQLAQEDFYAYRALTSATEQLYISFPIADEEGRSLLASPYLRRLQQMFTTPIHQQTYLSDMTELPEFEQFPYIGHPKATLNYLIAQMQQLKIGGHIAPIWQEVYNWFTIKENEYYSIAKQALTSLSYENVAQPLAAKTAKDLFNNDITASVSRMEKFFGCHFSHFASHGLKLREREVYRLESVDIGQIFHSAMEDISQRLKENGIEWGSLTADDISQLAKDAIAVLRPVYHYEILLSSNKMGYISHKLQAIIEKAAQALNEQARNSKFSPSNFEVGFGKEEVIPALTLPLKEGTISLQGRIDRIDVADYQGQNYLRIIDYKSSDRAVDFTEVYHGIALQMLTYLDIAVTNAAKLVNAPAEAAGMMYFHMHNPFIEYKQELKQEDIEKDMLKEFKMDGWVLDNKAIVEMMDTTLEPGKTSTTIPVNYVKSGDFGSRSKVLSEQEFNVLRGFVRKQYQQGGNLILQGDVAINPYQLDSKTPCQFCDYRSICQFDVANDKNSYRVIESDKQADVLKKMGEELEQNDK; the protein is encoded by the coding sequence GTGAGTTTAGAATGCATAATTGGAAGAAGCGGTAGTGGTAAAACAACGTGGATGATTGAACAAATTATCGCGAGAACGAATGCTCATCCAGATGAAAATATCTTTATTATTGCGCCAGATCAAATGACTTACCAAATAGAACATGCGTTGTTAGTGCATCCTAAAGTAAAAGGCTTACTAAATGTGCAGGTTTATAGTATGAACCGTTTAGCATGGCGTGTCTGTCGTGAAACAGGAGGATTAGCACAAACATACCTATCGAGTAATGGTTTAAATATGCTGATAAGAAAACTTTTAATGACGCGTGCTTCAGATTTATCTGTCTTTAGTAAATCAGCCTTAAAAAAAGGTTTTATTTCGCAATTACATGATACTTTTAGAGAGTTTAAGCAATATGAAGTGACCCCAGAAGTCATTCAAGCTGTCAAAGAAAATCAATTACCACTAAGTATTGATTTAAAAGATAAAATTACAGATATCGATAAGATATATCAACACTATCTAGCTGCAACTGCAGATAAATACCTTGAAACAGAAGATTATTTATCGTTGCTTGTAGAGGCAATCCCACAATTTAAAGAATTCGATAATGCCAGCTTCTTTATTGATGGTTTTTTTGAGTTTTCTCCCCAAGAATACAGTGTATTAGAACAACTATTAATTGCTGGTAAAAAAATGACAATGAGTTTTACAATGAATCCAGATGATACAACAAACAGTGTCAGTGATTTAGATTTGTTCCAATTACCTAAAGAAACATATCGAAAAATGAATGAAATAGCACGTGTTCATTCGATTGAAAGAGACGCTGATATTTATCTTGAAAACAACTTTCAAAAAGAACAATTGAAAGTTATCGAAGCAAATTTTGAAATACAGTCGGAAAAGCATCACGTTGATGATGAGCAATTACACGTTACAACAGCCAATAATCGTCGTGCTGAGGTTGAAGGAATTGCACGTGAGATTAGGCGATTAATTGTGCATCATAACTACCGTTACAAGGATATTGCTGTTTTTATTAGAAATGAGGCATCTTACACAACCTTTTTACCTGCGGTATTTAAAATGCATGAACTGCCTTTTTTTATCGATGAAGCTAAAAAGATGGCAAATCATCCCTTGATTGAATTATTGAGAGGTAGCTTAGAAGCCATCACAAAAAACTTTAATTATGATACGATGTTCCAAATTGCTAGAACGGAGCTATTTGTGCCACCAAAAGTAATGCCAAAAGTTGGGCGTCAACGGATAGATGAATTAGAGAATTATGTCCTTGCACGCAACTATTATGGGAAAAAGTGGTTTGATCAAGACGAATGGATTTATCGACGCTCACAATTTTCTGGGGAAGAAGCAATTCAAACAACCTTAGAACTTGAAAAACAAGAACAAATAAATACCACTCGAAAATGGCTAACGGTGCCATTACAAACTTTAAATAAACAATTGAAACAAGCAACAAATGTCCGCGAACAAGCTGCGGCGTTGTTTTATTATATGGAAGAATTACAAGTCAGCGAGCATCTAAATCGTTGGCGAACAGAAGCCCAAACAAAAGGGACTGTTGAACAAATGCAAATGCATGAACAAGCGTATAAGGCGAGCATACAATTGTTAGATGAGATTGTAGAAGTTATGGGTGATGAAAAACTGAGCATTACTCAATTGCGTGATGTATTGGATTCTGGTTTTGAAGAAATGGAATTTACTGGTTTACCACCGACAATCGATCAAATTACAGTCGCTAATATTCAAACGTCTCGCGTACTTAATGTTAAAGCTGCATTTGTATTGGGTTTTAATGATGGCGTTTACCCAACAAGAGGAAGCGATAAAGGTGTCTTTAAAGAAGACGATCGTCAAAAATTAGTAGATTCAGGACTTCCGATTCAATTAAGTGCGCGTCAACAATTAGCTCAAGAAGATTTTTACGCCTATAGAGCATTAACCTCTGCAACAGAGCAGCTTTATATTAGTTTCCCGATTGCTGATGAAGAGGGGCGCAGTCTGTTAGCATCTCCTTACTTGAGAAGATTACAGCAGATGTTTACAACACCAATACATCAACAAACATATCTTTCTGATATGACAGAGTTGCCTGAATTTGAGCAATTTCCTTACATTGGGCATCCAAAGGCAACGCTGAATTATTTAATTGCACAGATGCAACAATTGAAAATAGGTGGACACATCGCGCCTATTTGGCAAGAGGTCTATAATTGGTTTACTATAAAAGAAAATGAATATTATAGCATTGCTAAACAAGCTTTAACTAGTTTAAGTTATGAAAATGTCGCACAACCGTTGGCAGCAAAAACAGCGAAAGATTTATTTAATAATGATATTACAGCAAGTGTTAGCCGCATGGAGAAATTTTTTGGTTGTCATTTTTCTCACTTTGCCTCGCACGGGTTGAAGTTACGAGAAAGAGAAGTATATCGTTTGGAAAGTGTAGATATCGGACAGATTTTCCATAGCGCAATGGAAGATATTAGTCAAAGACTAAAGGAGAATGGCATTGAATGGGGAAGTTTGACTGCCGATGATATTAGTCAATTAGCAAAAGATGCAATTGCAGTTTTACGCCCAGTCTATCATTACGAAATTTTATTGAGCTCAAACAAAATGGGCTACATTTCACATAAATTACAAGCAATTATTGAAAAAGCAGCACAAGCCTTAAATGAACAAGCACGTAATAGTAAATTTAGTCCCTCTAATTTTGAAGTCGGTTTTGGAAAAGAAGAAGTAATACCTGCATTAACACTACCGCTAAAAGAGGGAACTATTTCTTTACAAGGGCGTATTGATCGTATTGATGTTGCTGATTATCAGGGGCAAAATTATTTGCGGATTATTGATTATAAATCAAGTGACCGTGCAGTTGATTTTACTGAGGTATATCATGGGATAGCTTTACAAATGCTCACTTATTTAGATATTGCTGTAACTAATGCTGCAAAACTAGTGAATGCACCTGCTGAAGCTGCAGGGATGATGTATTTCCATATGCATAATCCTTTTATTGAATATAAGCAAGAATTGAAACAAGAAGACATTGAAAAAGATATGCTAAAAGAGTTTAAAATGGATGGCTGGGTACTTGATAATAAAGCCATTGTAGAAATGATGGATACAACGCTTGAACCGGGTAAAACTTCGACTACAATTCCAGTCAATTATGTGAAATCAGGTGATTTTGGCAGCCGTTCTAAGGTTTTATCAGAGCAAGAATTTAATGTTTTACGAGGATTTGTACGAAAACAATATCAACAAGGTGGTAATCTTATTTTGCAAGGTGATGTGGCAATAAATCCTTACCAATTGGATTCAAAAACACCTTGTCAGTTTTGTGATTATCGTTCTATTTGTCAATTTGATGTCGCGAATGATAAAAATAGTTACCGTGTAATTGAGAGTGACAAACAAGCAGATGTGCTTAAGAAAATGGGAGAGGAGCTTGAACAAAATGACAAATAA
- a CDS encoding VanZ family protein has product MEAYITPIKIALLTFPFIAFLLSLPFLIHQYHKYGGFTFWRAFIIFSFIFYLMCAYFLVILPLPSQAEVNELTTRRVQFIPFQFVIDFVRETVFSFSHPRTYAEALKQGVLIQPLFNLLLLLPLGVYLRFYFKRSFKFVILAGFFTALFFELTQLSGLYGIYSRSYRLFDVDDLMLNTAGALLGFAIAPAITFFIPDEERLINTAYSRSHRVSYLRRFIAFMIDWTIMAIIAVFVTIGGEAIFVSNVIYEFSILNILRYLMTIIVFFVIIPYLTNGRTLGKAIVHLKIVNDLDQPPSPNLYMVRYGILYGLIFTNINLTVTMLDLTGTSNHLNLLNYLIIISFFFTLVFAIHLLMSKLRKNEPLFYEKISYTHMMSSFSLFKKKR; this is encoded by the coding sequence ATGGAAGCCTATATTACACCAATAAAGATTGCATTGTTAACCTTTCCATTCATCGCGTTTTTGCTATCATTGCCATTTTTAATACATCAATATCATAAATATGGAGGCTTTACTTTTTGGCGAGCTTTTATTATTTTTAGCTTTATTTTCTATTTGATGTGTGCTTATTTTTTAGTGATATTACCTTTGCCTTCACAGGCAGAAGTAAACGAATTAACAACCCGAAGGGTACAATTTATCCCCTTTCAGTTTGTAATTGATTTTGTACGGGAGACCGTTTTTTCTTTTTCACATCCAAGAACCTATGCAGAGGCTCTTAAACAAGGCGTGTTGATACAACCGCTGTTCAATTTATTACTATTATTACCTTTAGGTGTTTATCTTCGTTTTTACTTCAAGCGTTCATTTAAATTTGTGATATTAGCCGGCTTTTTTACAGCGCTCTTTTTTGAATTAACACAGCTCTCAGGTTTATATGGTATCTATTCACGTTCATATCGTTTATTTGATGTGGATGATTTGATGTTGAATACTGCAGGTGCTTTATTAGGTTTTGCCATTGCTCCGGCGATAACCTTTTTTATACCCGATGAAGAACGTTTAATTAATACCGCCTATTCACGTAGTCATCGTGTGAGTTATTTGCGACGCTTCATTGCATTTATGATTGATTGGACAATTATGGCCATCATCGCGGTTTTTGTAACTATTGGTGGAGAAGCTATCTTTGTGTCTAATGTAATATATGAATTTAGTATTCTTAACATATTGCGATATCTTATGACAATCATCGTTTTTTTCGTTATCATACCTTACTTGACTAATGGGCGTACACTTGGTAAAGCAATCGTTCATCTTAAAATTGTTAATGATTTAGATCAACCCCCTTCACCCAATCTTTACATGGTAAGGTACGGGATTTTGTATGGTTTAATTTTCACAAATATTAATTTAACAGTAACGATGCTAGACTTAACAGGAACTTCGAATCATTTAAATTTATTAAATTATTTAATAATAATTTCATTCTTCTTTACGCTAGTGTTTGCAATTCATTTACTAATGAGTAAATTACGTAAAAATGAACCGCTTTTTTATGAAAAAATAAGTTATACCCATATGATGAGCTCATTTAGCTTGTTTAAAAAGAAACGTTAG
- a CDS encoding Cof-type HAD-IIB family hydrolase: MTKKLIAIDLDGTTLRNDATISLETKQTLAIAREQGHTVMIATGRPYRMSKHFYDELQLDTPIVNFNGAYLHNPKQPNYKGYRQNIDLKTAHELFDFSQSLELNNVIAEVNDSAFILRDDESVPQNMRDSDPRFIHFGQLTQLITNDPTAIMFSAGNEQLKLIKKQLDDAFSGIIEQRSWGKPYEYLELTKSGLNKAVALRHAAKDLGFTMNDVIAFGDADNDWEMLDEAGLGVAMGNADAETKRIANTVTLSNEEHGIAQFLTEYLNLKKKAFFG, translated from the coding sequence ATGACAAAAAAATTAATTGCTATCGATTTAGATGGCACAACATTACGAAATGATGCAACAATTTCATTAGAAACTAAACAAACACTGGCAATTGCTCGTGAGCAAGGTCATACAGTAATGATTGCGACGGGGCGACCTTATCGAATGAGCAAACATTTTTACGATGAATTACAACTTGATACGCCAATCGTTAACTTTAATGGTGCTTATTTACATAATCCTAAACAACCAAACTATAAAGGCTATCGCCAAAATATTGATCTTAAAACAGCTCATGAGCTATTCGATTTTTCACAAAGTTTGGAGCTGAATAATGTCATTGCTGAAGTTAATGATTCTGCGTTTATTTTGCGTGATGATGAATCAGTACCTCAAAACATGCGCGATTCGGATCCTCGCTTTATTCACTTCGGTCAGCTTACACAATTAATTACTAATGATCCAACAGCAATCATGTTTTCAGCTGGAAATGAACAACTTAAACTTATCAAAAAACAACTAGATGATGCTTTTTCTGGTATTATTGAACAACGTAGTTGGGGGAAACCCTATGAATATCTTGAATTAACTAAGTCTGGTTTAAATAAAGCAGTTGCATTACGTCACGCAGCAAAAGATTTAGGCTTCACGATGAACGATGTCATTGCTTTTGGTGATGCCGACAACGATTGGGAAATGCTTGATGAAGCCGGTCTTGGTGTTGCGATGGGTAATGCTGATGCTGAAACAAAACGCATTGCAAATACTGTAACACTTTCTAATGAAGAACACGGTATTGCACAATTCTTAACGGAGTACTTAAATCTCAAAAAGAAAGCTTTTTTTGGATAA
- a CDS encoding putative metal homeostasis protein → MKKDLATAYRELKSPNIKTRKRALKVIKDFKREKKLLNR, encoded by the coding sequence ATGAAAAAAGATTTGGCTACTGCGTATCGTGAATTGAAAAGTCCAAATATTAAAACACGCAAACGTGCTTTGAAAGTGATAAAAGACTTTAAACGAGAGAAAAAACTATTGAATCGTTAA
- the addA gene encoding helicase-exonuclease AddAB subunit AddA, whose amino-acid sequence MTNNIPPKPPEAQWTEAQWRAIHTTGQSTLVAAAAGSGKTAVLVNRVIERVKHPTTPIDIDEMLIVTFTEAAAAEMKQRIGAALEEEIEASPERKDLKRQIKLLQHASISTMHSFCSRLIRDYYYLLDLDPTFRLLDEIEGALLKEEIIEQLLEEEYAREENAAFYQLIDSYTSDRSDTKLYHLILKLSNIALAQPEPQRWLNQLTDTYNAERYPTIDSLPYYNYIKRDIITSLEAARAYLQQALTIAAAHVVGEKWYAFLETEQLVLNSLIEHVQTKNFAELQTLLSDVKFGRAPATKKTDEVDHDAIKKIISLRDATKKQHKGLLEKWCQRSAASFIADFEILHPQVEKLAEVVQTFMSAYQTEKKARSVLDFSDLEHYALELLGSVNDQGEFEPTEIAENYRQKYAEIYTDEYQDTNKVQETLLYLVAKPEGTSEGGNRFIVGDVKQSIYRFRLAEPELFIEKYNRYPVDPDTSGYRIDLSQNFRSRENIIDSTNALFSQIMDETFGEIAYDEAAELKRGANYKPRADDDIATEIVLIEGDYEATELEESMYLGTNHEKEADIVAQRIKEMIANEHEIFDLKKQTYRSIRYDDIVILARSMTQADIYERTFQKYELPIYATTNSGYFESIEVMTMMAVLKVIDNPYQDIPLAAVLRSPIVGLTEEELAKIRLADTKGNYYDALLVDASEESVYQAKVKLFIERLENWRQQAHQITTADLIWQIYEESHYYDYVGGLIGGRQRQANLRALYDRAHQYEQTSFRGLFRFIRFIDRLQIKGKDLGTAKAVGEHDNVVRIMTIHKSKGLEFPIVFVVGLGKGFNRQDINSSELVDKEFGFASNLVRLDTRTKQPTIAQYAFRSKQMRALQAEEMRILYVALTRAKEKLILIGSAKKLAKTIEKWATARQYSEVVLPEFMRASATSYLDWIGFAFSRDTSFTEQFPDYSGGHQCSFEHAPTIKWTTYTTLMKEREIKESAGNEWLEATHSMSPLKDVTISPAVSELLTYQYEAQAATRIPSKTSVTEVKRLMAEREMAGITTYSEQIAPISLERPRFLQTKKMKANEIGTAMHSVMQQVPLTEKPTSLSVQALLTDLVLKKTMKQEEADVINVPRVVHFFETFLGELTLTNKTRREVPFMYLINAKEIYETETAEQTIVQGIVDCLVETEDGLIIIDYKTDRIIGEWEKVSESYRKKYEVQINLYAEAIEAASARPVVAKYLYFFDGGHIAEL is encoded by the coding sequence ATGACAAATAATATACCACCCAAACCTCCAGAAGCCCAATGGACTGAAGCACAATGGCGTGCAATCCACACGACAGGGCAATCAACACTAGTTGCCGCTGCTGCAGGGTCTGGAAAAACAGCGGTTTTAGTTAATCGTGTAATTGAACGCGTTAAACATCCAACAACACCTATTGATATAGATGAGATGCTTATTGTAACTTTTACTGAAGCAGCAGCAGCTGAGATGAAACAACGAATTGGTGCAGCATTAGAAGAAGAGATTGAAGCATCACCAGAACGTAAAGATTTAAAGCGTCAAATAAAACTATTACAACACGCTTCTATATCTACAATGCACAGTTTTTGTAGTCGTTTAATTCGTGATTATTACTACCTTTTAGATTTGGATCCAACATTCAGGCTGCTCGATGAGATTGAAGGTGCACTTTTAAAGGAAGAAATAATTGAACAGTTGCTAGAAGAAGAATATGCACGTGAAGAGAACGCGGCTTTTTATCAATTAATTGATAGTTATACGAGCGATCGTAGTGATACAAAGCTGTACCATTTAATTCTAAAGTTAAGTAATATTGCTTTGGCTCAGCCAGAACCACAACGATGGCTTAATCAACTGACTGATACCTATAATGCTGAACGCTACCCTACAATTGATAGTCTGCCTTACTATAATTATATTAAACGTGATATTATTACGAGTTTGGAAGCAGCACGTGCTTATTTACAACAAGCACTCACAATTGCAGCGGCTCATGTTGTAGGAGAGAAATGGTATGCTTTTTTAGAGACTGAGCAGCTAGTTTTAAACAGCTTAATTGAACATGTCCAAACGAAGAATTTTGCGGAACTTCAAACACTTTTATCAGATGTTAAATTTGGTAGAGCGCCAGCGACGAAAAAAACAGATGAAGTGGACCATGATGCGATTAAAAAAATTATTAGTTTGCGTGATGCAACTAAAAAACAACACAAAGGATTGCTTGAAAAATGGTGTCAACGTTCAGCAGCTAGTTTTATTGCTGATTTTGAAATTTTACACCCGCAAGTTGAAAAATTAGCTGAAGTTGTGCAGACATTTATGTCAGCTTACCAGACTGAGAAAAAGGCTCGATCAGTGTTGGATTTTAGTGATTTGGAACACTATGCACTAGAACTTTTGGGTTCAGTGAATGATCAAGGTGAATTTGAACCAACAGAAATCGCTGAAAACTACCGTCAAAAATATGCTGAGATTTATACAGATGAATATCAAGATACAAACAAGGTACAAGAAACGTTACTTTATTTGGTTGCAAAGCCAGAGGGCACAAGTGAAGGTGGTAATCGCTTTATCGTGGGGGATGTTAAACAATCGATTTATCGCTTTCGTTTAGCAGAGCCTGAGCTATTTATAGAAAAATATAATCGTTATCCCGTAGATCCGGACACAAGTGGTTATCGTATTGATTTATCACAAAATTTCCGTAGCCGCGAAAACATAATAGATTCCACGAATGCTTTATTCTCACAAATAATGGATGAAACATTTGGTGAAATTGCTTATGACGAAGCAGCTGAATTAAAACGTGGTGCAAATTATAAACCGCGTGCTGATGACGATATCGCAACTGAAATTGTTTTGATTGAAGGTGATTATGAAGCAACAGAATTAGAAGAATCAATGTATTTGGGTACCAATCATGAAAAAGAAGCGGATATCGTTGCTCAAAGGATTAAAGAGATGATTGCTAATGAACATGAGATATTTGATTTGAAAAAGCAGACGTACCGTTCAATTAGGTATGATGATATTGTCATCCTAGCACGATCAATGACTCAAGCGGATATATATGAACGTACATTCCAAAAATATGAACTGCCAATTTATGCAACTACCAATAGTGGCTATTTTGAATCAATCGAAGTAATGACGATGATGGCTGTTTTGAAAGTAATAGACAATCCTTATCAAGATATTCCATTGGCAGCAGTCTTACGCTCACCGATTGTTGGTTTGACAGAAGAAGAGCTAGCTAAAATTCGATTAGCGGATACAAAAGGGAATTATTATGATGCGTTGTTAGTAGATGCTAGTGAAGAAAGTGTGTATCAAGCTAAAGTGAAATTATTTATTGAACGTTTAGAAAATTGGCGTCAACAAGCACACCAAATAACGACAGCAGATTTAATTTGGCAAATTTATGAAGAATCACATTATTATGATTATGTTGGCGGTTTGATTGGTGGCCGACAAAGACAGGCTAATTTACGAGCCTTGTATGATCGTGCGCACCAATATGAACAAACATCTTTCAGAGGACTCTTCCGCTTTATTCGCTTTATAGATAGATTACAAATCAAAGGAAAAGATTTAGGAACGGCTAAAGCTGTTGGGGAACATGATAATGTCGTTCGAATTATGACAATTCATAAAAGTAAAGGACTTGAATTTCCAATTGTATTTGTTGTTGGTTTAGGAAAAGGCTTTAATCGTCAAGACATCAATAGTTCTGAATTGGTGGATAAAGAGTTTGGTTTCGCTTCAAATCTGGTGCGTTTAGATACACGAACGAAACAGCCTACAATTGCACAATATGCTTTTCGCAGTAAACAAATGCGTGCTTTGCAAGCAGAAGAAATGCGTATTTTATATGTTGCATTAACCCGAGCAAAAGAAAAATTAATATTAATTGGTTCGGCTAAGAAATTAGCTAAAACGATAGAAAAATGGGCAACGGCTCGACAATATTCTGAAGTTGTTTTGCCAGAATTTATGCGTGCTTCAGCAACCAGCTATTTAGACTGGATAGGGTTTGCTTTCAGCCGCGATACTAGTTTTACTGAACAGTTTCCAGATTATTCAGGAGGACATCAATGTAGCTTCGAACATGCTCCTACTATTAAATGGACAACTTATACGACCTTAATGAAAGAGCGGGAAATCAAAGAATCAGCTGGGAATGAATGGTTAGAAGCCACGCATTCAATGTCACCGTTAAAAGATGTCACAATTAGCCCAGCGGTATCTGAGTTGTTAACGTATCAATACGAAGCTCAGGCAGCGACCAGAATACCATCAAAAACAAGTGTGACCGAAGTTAAGCGATTAATGGCTGAGCGTGAAATGGCAGGTATTACTACGTATAGTGAGCAAATAGCACCGATTTCATTAGAGCGTCCTCGGTTCTTACAAACCAAGAAAATGAAGGCGAATGAAATAGGGACAGCGATGCACAGTGTGATGCAGCAAGTACCCTTAACTGAAAAACCAACTTCGTTAAGCGTTCAAGCGTTATTGACTGATTTGGTTTTGAAAAAAACCATGAAGCAAGAAGAGGCCGATGTCATTAATGTTCCACGTGTTGTACACTTCTTTGAAACGTTTTTAGGTGAACTTACACTGACGAATAAAACACGACGTGAAGTACCGTTTATGTATCTAATAAATGCAAAAGAAATTTATGAAACGGAAACAGCTGAACAAACAATTGTCCAAGGGATTGTGGATTGTTTAGTCGAAACTGAAGATGGTTTAATCATCATTGACTACAAAACAGATCGCATTATTGGTGAATGGGAAAAAGTCTCAGAATCGTACCGTAAGAAGTATGAAGTGCAGATTAACCTATATGCAGAAGCGATTGAAGCAGCAAGCGCACGACCAGTCGTAGCGAAATATTTATATTTCTTTGATGGTGGCCATATTGCAGAATTATAA
- the nrdG gene encoding anaerobic ribonucleoside-triphosphate reductase activating protein, with protein sequence MSKNKQFLAEDFSCQRIASYQPFNAVDGEGIRCSVYVSGCLFNCKGCYNKVAQSFKYGELYTEALEEKILTDIGHEGVQGLSLLGGEPFMNTQVCLSLVKKLRERYGLTRDIWIWSGYTYDELCNESEDKQELLSYCDILVDGQFIQELFKPNLAYRGSLNQKIVDVVKSKISGEEVLYSI encoded by the coding sequence TTGAGTAAAAACAAACAATTTTTAGCGGAAGATTTTAGCTGTCAACGTATTGCAAGTTATCAACCCTTTAATGCAGTTGATGGAGAAGGTATTCGTTGTAGTGTCTATGTTTCTGGTTGTTTGTTTAATTGCAAAGGTTGTTATAATAAGGTGGCTCAATCATTTAAGTATGGTGAGCTCTATACTGAAGCACTAGAAGAGAAGATTTTGACTGATATTGGGCACGAAGGTGTGCAAGGGTTATCTCTATTAGGTGGTGAGCCATTTATGAATACACAAGTGTGTTTAAGTTTAGTGAAAAAATTAAGAGAACGGTATGGTTTAACACGTGATATTTGGATATGGAGTGGTTATACTTACGATGAACTGTGCAACGAGAGTGAGGATAAACAAGAACTTTTAAGTTATTGCGATATCCTAGTTGATGGGCAATTTATTCAAGAGTTATTCAAACCTAATTTAGCCTATCGGGGTAGTTTAAATCAGAAAATAGTTGATGTCGTGAAAAGTAAAATTTCAGGTGAAGAAGTTTTATATAGTATTTGA